TATCGCTGTGGCTACTCTTTCGTTGAACACCGTTGGCCTCATGGTAGAACCCATCTACAAACATTTCAAACACACGgtaagaaaaaaactaagatcATATCAAAACATTGCACTGCAAATTTGTTGTGTACTACCTGAGTGACAAGAGCATAGAGTGGAAGAGTCACATAGCTGCAAAGTATCTGTACAACAACTCTGCAAGGTTGTGACATTGTCAGTTAAAAGACGTTTTTCTCCCGCGTATACAACAGTCAAGTTAATGTTAGCTTACCCAACTACAATTCTGATGATCACATCTGCATCGTTTTCATAGAAACAATTCCTGAGAGTGAATTCATACTGCACATACCAAAAGTTCATTGACATAACAATTAGTATGGCTCAATAATAGCGGATGTTTGTGTGAATAATGTGAAAACTGGATCGCTTGCTTACCGTACTCCAGGCAAAGAAGGCAAGCTGAAATGCATTCTGCAAAAGTGAAGGCAAGTTTGTTATATCATGCCGTTGGGAGAAGAGTATAAACGGAGCGGTTAAGGATATTGAACCGTACCGTGAAAAGAACCAAGTGGATAAGGAAAAGGATGAACCGAGGGCGGCCAAACCAGAAGAGATCATCACCAGGCTGAACCACAGGGGCACCTCTCACCACATCACCTTTCTCTTGGATTCTTAGACACAGTTTGGTTATAATGACTTGAAGCTTTGTTCCAACTATTAGAATCACCTGCAAGATTTACATTCATTCTCTTAAAACCAAAAGGACAAAAAATGAGCAAATGTttagttctttttttccttttttttgtactTACGGCTAGTGGAATGAATGGTAACCAGAGGAAAGAATGTAATCCTGTTTCAAATGAAAACCAATATTAGTTTTTGGGCATGTATTTATGCATGGATATGGTGTGTTTGCGTGGTAAGCAATGAGCCTTAGTAAGGCTGCCTTACTTACCGTTTGTGTTGGTCAAGAGGAATAGCACGGCGACAAACCAGATAACCGGACTGCACAATGTGAGCAAAGATGTCAGCAGACAAATCTTCCAAGTTGGATTGTTCTCAGATTATATAAAAGCAGTCATTAAGTTGCTCCAAACCTGATTTCGACTACAGTTTTGAAGTCTTCTTCTACTGTTTTCTGAATATACTTGCGGAAATCGAATGTCCTTTCACTCCCTGGAGCCAAATGCGCCTGAAAAAAGAGTAGGTTAGATCACTTGTTATACTAAACAgtagataaaacaaaacaaaagatcaaacgATATAAGTTCCCTACCATGATGAAACCGTGCCGCAAAGCCATGTAATCAACTTTGGTGACAGATCCAAAGAACTGTCTGAAAAAACACACAGTCCATAGCGTCACTCTTGTCTTGCTCCAGAAATTGAGATgtcttctcccgaaagatgtgTCTCTCGCAAACCTGAACCTCTCAGGATCTGCATAACAAGAATGCATTCACCATAAAAAATTTCTGTTTAGGTTTTAAAATCTGatttaataatatacatatatataccgTTGGAATAGTGAAATTCTATTGTCTTGGTCTCATTCTCCCAGTGCTTCCACCTTCTAGTCTACAATACTCAAGAAAACCATAATCAAATCTTGTTGCATACAAGTTCTTTCTTGATTCACAAGAAAAAAGTTACCTTGGTCTTTCCGAGAGCATAAGTAACAATGCAGTAGATTACATGAACCACCGCGAGGATGAAAATGAATATATGAAGCTGGTGGATACCATAAGCAGATACAAAAGCCACTTTCCCCTGAGATAATCCGCcaatcacaataataaattaGAGGATGATTAGCAAGGGGAGTGAGagtggtttatatatatatatatagatatgggAGATTCTTAGTTACCTTCTCAGCGCATTTGTCATAACCTTTGGTGGCTAAACTTCGTCTATGGATGTAAGACTCAGCTACCTCAAGGAGAAGTCTTCTATGACCGGATTTATCTTCACCATCGTCTTCTTGTTTAGCGGGAACCTTTTTGCCGTATTTTTTAGCTTCATCAGCGGCGCTGCAAGGGTGCATTGATGACGCAACGCTTTGGGAGATGCAGATGTTTGAGATCGGTGTTTGTCCGATTGTTAAGAGTAGTGATATGAACCCCATGAGCATAAGCTctgaaataccaaaaaaaaaaaaaaaacatattttttgttaaaataaaaagctTGTTAATAGAAGAAATTAAGtagcaaaatatatattttagtgcTGTTAATTgtattgtgacaaaaaaaaaaggtgctATTAATTGTACCTGCTTTGATCTTTTCAAGAGCTTCATAGAGAGCCTTCTTGTGCTTCTGTTTAAACCACTGCCAGTTTAAGTTAAACAAAGAGCAGATTTAGTCATAAGAGAAGAGGAATAAAGCAGGGCAGGAACAGAGTGATAACTAAAGCAGAAACACAGTAGGAAACAGAACATGAACACCAAACAGGGTACATAGAGAGATATGCAAAGCATAAAATGAGTAAGAAGGTGATCTTAACAACAAAGCTCAAAAAAGCATGTcgagaaaacaaagaaaaagaaatctaaacaaaagaagaaacagTGCAAGAGCGCTAAACAGGGGAGTCTTGACATATAATGGAATCATGAAAGAAGATGAGGAAGAATCGAAGGGACTTACAGCTCCAATTTTGTGAATGGAATGTTCAAGGACAATGGAAATGAGTAGTAAGACGAAGCAAACCACAGCGACTGCCCACGTAGAGGTCTGCTCTAAAGTCCTCTCTTTTACCTGATTCGCCATTAGAGcttaattataaaaacacagTGAGAGAGATGAGAACACACAAAGAGTTTTGTGTTCTTCTTTATGTTTTAAGCTCACAGTTTTCTAATTAATAGGCTACGCAAGTTACAAACCCACAGATATATTGCACAATAATAGTATAAGGAAGGAATGAAGATGATAAGACCCGCAATGAGAGACTATAAATTAAAGGCTTAAATCGATTGTTTTTTACAGAAAAGGTGCTTTCAACATTCCACTATTGTTCCACATGCGCAGACAGACTTCTCAATAATTCACCGTCTTCTTTTGTGCTTTTTGGGCTCTGcatttttctcatttatcaTATTGGCCTTCTTCGTCAAATCATGCTTTCTTTTCATTTCCCTTCATACCTTTTCCAATTTTGGTTCGTAAATTTTTTTCATTGGCTTGCTTgtaagttaaaagttaaaactataaaatgaaAAGGAGCCTATAGAAAGTAATTAAATTCTAAAATTGATTCCTTACGCGTTTAGTTTTGTTCTTTGTTGTGTATATGATAATGGAACCCTACTAAAGCTAATACTATCAATGGCAActtgatatatttatataaacattgaTTACATTTCCATAATGGAAGCTCGTCGTAAAGCTAGCATGCTTTTATTTTGTCTTTCCTTTTTACCTATTCTCATCTTTGTTTATTTGGTCAAAAACCTATTCTCAacttgtttaaaaataataataatatgataatCTAATTAAATAAGTGATAATATACTTGTTAATTAGACGGCAAAAGAGAATGAGATACTCAAATATCTCATAAATTAGTAAAACCCCAAATAGTATATCGATTTCGACCATCTAATGGCTACTGGTGAGAATTAGGTTTTCACTAATACTATCTGAATCACTAAATGTCACATTTCAAATACATGTATACTTTTTAAATCTAGAATTATTTATTACACTAAAATTGATAAACCAGAGTTAGGATACATAGACCATCAGACGaaaaccaaactgaaccaaGTCTTTAACGGACCGAATCTAAAGAATTTCGGGGTTTAGTATCGATCAGAGCTTTAAAACCggaaaaattatcaaaattcgAATCAAACCGGATCAAACCGAGACATCGATCGTCACGCACATTTTCACACTCCAACTGCATCTCTTTCCATCGTTTGTATCTATCATCTCTCTCTCGCGCGATTATTACCCAGAATTCGCTGGAATCATCAACCTTTCCCCATCAGTCtctcagataaaaaaaaaaatggatccGATTGCTTCGGCGGTGGAGAAAGTGAAGAGCTTTGCGAAATCGAGCCAGGACTTAGTCTCCCGCCACTTCGGCTTCCACGACAACCCTTCCCGCCAGAATCCGGTATCTTTCATCccgtctccttcttcttcgaCCTCTTTGATTGAAATGGGTACACGAAAGTATTTAACTTTATCCTCAAAAACgttatctttttttgtttttcacaaTTTGGGAACTATCTATGTATCAGATTGATATCTTGAAGCGGTTGCAAAGAGAAGCCTTCTCTGATCTGATGAAGCTCAGAGACAGACAAGAGAAAGTTGAGCGGATACTTTCCTCTTATAAACTCTCCAAAGGAGGTCCCTTTCAAGAGACTAGCACTCACGTGAAGGGTGAAGTTCACGCCCTTGGGGGAATGCTGCTGATGGGAAACACTGACGAGGAGAGTTTCATTGGACTCGAGAGACAAGGAGTGAGACCTGGATTGCTTTCAAGGTTCGTGTTCAAAACGAGCCTTAGGGAGACGGATAAGCTTGTGGCTGAGCTCGTTGCTGGATTCAAAGGAGAGCACAGTGATGGTGTTTCAGGGAAACAGCTGTCTTTAGCCAAAGTCTTTTACAAGGCAGAGGTTAATGATTGGTTCTCTGCAGTTGCTATTCCCGTTGGCGCGCTTTTCAGAGACATTGATGCTGATGCTCTTGTGTCTTCTTACGAGGTATCCCACTAGTTGTTGCAGATTCTTCGTCATGCATTTATGTTATTAATGAAGCTACTACATTGGTGTTGCAGGGGATGAATTTTACAGAAGTTTCTGAACTTGGACCACCTCTTTTGAACCAACATAATGGTAGTGCCATAGGATTAACAGTCAGAAAGTCAAACATGGCAGCTTCACTGGCCCAGTCCATCACAAACCTTGAAGTTGAACAGGGTTTAACTGCGAGGAGTCGCTGTCTCAGAACTTTTGGGCAAGTAACCTGCCACATTCTGAGTGGTGTGAAACTATCTCTACTGGGCTGTCACCAGATTTTATCACCGCCTAACAGCCTCCATTACCCTGCTGGAGCTGTTACAGTTCCAGTGAGTTTCCTAAGGCGCCGTATTGATATTGATATGGAGTCTGAATCATCAGCAACGACTCTGGAGATGAGAAGAAGCGTGGATCATGTGTCGTCTAGCTCCATTGCTTTGAAGGTAGACAGCTCTCTGATGGACGAGTGTACGAGGATTGGGGGATGGATTGAGATTCAAAAGTCAAGAGAGAAGCAAGTTAAATGGTCAGTGTCCATTACAGACAAACCAGAGGATGAAGTGGGCTGGGGAATGAGCGTTGGGGGAGTCTTGGATGGTTCAAGAAATCATGATCTGTTTCAAGTGGAATCTTATCTCAAATTCAACATAGGCAATCGGTTTAGCTTAAGTCCTGGTCTTGTTTATCTCACAAACAGTAACGGAAGAACGGTAGGTTTCATGCTTCAGTCTCATTGGTCTCTGTGATTCTTTAATGCTAGTCTTTCCAAGTACATTCTTGGTTCTATTTAACACTGATTGAAGTTATAAGAGGATAAAAAATAGTGTCTTAGCAAGTTATATGTCTGAAAAAACCCACACCAAAGATTGGCCCTGTGTGAAATACAATTCTTAAACATAGTTGGCAGTATACTAGTTAGCATGTTCAAGTTGATCAATAACATACAAGTCCTTTTCATATTAGGAGCTTTGATTGACCTATCAGTCACCTCTCATTAACATACAAACTTTGTAAGCTGTTGAAGTCAAGTCAATTACCTTCTTCGTAGGACTCGGGACTCATTTGATGAAACAGTATCGTATGACAGACTGCCATGAGTATAACACTCTAGAATGACCTTATACAGTTATACGTATGAAGTCTCTTAATTTTCTTACAATAAGACACCTCATTTGACGGTCCATTGACTACTCCTCTTCCTTATCTACGTAGAAATTTCACATTTTCCTCGAaagatagtaaaaataaaagggTTGAAAAGCGTGTTGTATTTGAATATAATGACTCAAGTGGTGAAATGTCTgctaaaaaagttaaaaacacaaTGGTCCCCAGCAAGATTGGCACTAAAACGAAAGTAGTCCTCTTTCTagctttcttttcttattcCCACACTACCATCAGAAGAAAAGTCAATACTGGTGGTTGATTCCACTGTCTTTGCTAACTGTGAAATTCAATGTAGCCACCAAACACGTTCCTACACCACAGAACAAATCTTCTTCCCAAGACAAACTACATCATCTCTCTTCTTTGTCTGACGATtacttatatttaatttatacctcTCTTTCAGGAAAATCTTCTAAAGAGaacaaacaaaatatcaaaaactgGAACTATTCTGTTTCAACAACTAGTTATGGTGGTTCTACTGAACACACGCCGTCATTTTGTTCTTCTACTTGCAACAGTCTTTTGCTTCTCCTTTAGGCTATGTTTCGGCGAAGACAGAATCACGTTCACAACTCCGATCAAAGACTCAAACTCAGACACACTCCTCTGCAAAAGCGGCGTGTTCAGGTTCGGTTTCTTCACTCCCGTAAACTCAACTGCTAAATTACGTTACGTTGGGATATGGTACGACAAGATGCCAATCCAAACCGTGGTTTGGGTCGCCAACAAAGACTCTCCCATCAACGACACTTCCGGCGTCGTCTCCATCTCCTCCGAAGACAGAAACCTCGTGGTCACCGACGGTCGAAACCGCACTCTATGGTCAACGAACGTCACAGTACCAGTAGCTCCAACTACTACATGGGTCCTGCTCATGGACACCGGGAACCTTGCGTTACAAGACAGCAGAAACAACGGGGAGACTCTCTGGGAGAGTTTCAAGCATCCTTACAACTCCTTCTTACCCAAAATGACCCTCGGCACCAACAACAGAACCGGAGAGAATCTCAAACTCACTTCTTGGAAAAGCTACACAGATCCTTCCACGGGGGACTACACAGCTGGTCTTGCTCCTTACACGTTCCCCGAACTTCTCATCTGGAAGAACGACGTCCCTATCTGGCGCAGCGGTCCCTGGAACGGTCAGGTTTTCGTCGGTTTGCCCGACGTGGACTCTCTTCTGTTTCTCGATGGGTTTAATCTCAACAATGATAACCAGGGAACGGTTTCGATGTCGTATGCTAATGGTTCCTTCATGTATCATTTCAACTTGGATCCTGATGGAGCTATCTACCAGAGAGACTGGAGAGCTCCCATGAGAGACTGGAGGATCGGTGTACGGTTTCCAAAGACAGATTGTGATGCATATGGTAAGTGTGGCCCGTACGGGATCTGCAATTCAAGGGAGGATCCACAATGTAAATGCGTTAAAGGGTTTGTGCCGAGTAATGCCACGGAGTGGAGTGCGAGGAACTGGAGTAATGGGTGTGTGAGAAGAGCTATGTTGAAGTGCAATGCAAGTAACGGTGGTGGTCGTGGTGTAGGAAAAGGAGATGGGTTTATGAAACTGGAGAGGATGAAAGTGCCGATCAATGCAATACAGTCTCTAGCTAACGAGCAGGCTTGTCCACAGCAATGTACAGATAACTGTAATTGCACGGCTTATGCTTATGATAAAGGGATCGGATGCATGCTTTGGAGCGGTAGCTTGGTTGATATGCAATCGTTTGTTGGAAGTGGCATTGATCTTAATATTAGGCTTGCTCATTCTGAACTCAGTGAGTAAAAATATCTCTTTACTACTAGTCTCTCACTCAGTTTTACTTTGTTGACTTATGTTTGCTCACCAAATCTTTGTAGAAACACATAGCAGCCTAGCAATTGTGATCACAGCATCCGTGCTAGGTGCTGCGTTCGTTGCTGCTGTTTGTGTTCTTTTAGCATGCAGGAGATTCAGAAAACGTCCAGGTTAGAGTTTTTCTATAGCTCATTGATgatgttgaccaaaaaaaatattgtttttttaaccATAATTTTGTTTACTTAATAGCAGAACCAAAGAAAGATAGAAGTGCGGAGATAATGTTTAAGAGAATGGAAGAACTTACTAGTGGTAATGAGTCTGCTTCTAACCAAGTGAAGCTCAAGGAGCTTCCTCTCTTTGAGTTTCAAGTGTTAGCCACAGCAACTGATAGCTTCTCTCTCAGAAACAAGCTCGGACAAGGAGGGTTTGGTCCTGTTTACAAGGTGAATACATCAAACAAGAATCCGTTTTGAAAAAAAGAGATGTGTGTATAATCTCAGACTGACTGATTGGTGATGTTTTTATCTTCAGGGAAAATTGCCGGAAGGGCAAGAAATAGCAGTGAAGAGGCTCTCAAGGGCATCAGGACAAGGACTTGAGGAGCTTATGAACGAAGTGGTTGTCATTTCGAAGTTGCAACATCGGAATCTGGTGAAGTTACTGGGGTGTTGCATTGAAGGTGAAGAGAGGTTGTTAGTCTACGAATATATGTCAAAGAAAAGCTTGGATGCATATCTATTTGGTAAAGTTACCTCCTCTGTCTTTAAACTCTGTATTTACTTGAGTTGATTGAATACAAGGCTAATGGGGTTTGTTAGCTTTTTTTCAGACCCATTGAAGCAAAAGATTCTTGACTGGAAGACACGGTTGAACATAATGGAAGGAATATGCAGAGGTCTTTTGTATCTTCACAGAGATTCAAGACTAAAGATCATACACAGAGATCTAAAAGCTAGCAACATTTTGTTAGATGACAACCTGAATCCCAAAATATCTGATTTTGGGCTTGCAAGAGTTTTTCGAGCTAATGAAGATGAAGTTAACACAAGAAGGGTTGTAGGAACTTAGTAAGTATCCCATTCCCAATATACAAGAACACATATTTTGAAAACCATCATAACCATTTGTTACCGCAGTGGCTATATGTCACCGGAATATGCAATGGAAGgtttattttcagaaaaatcAGACGTTTTCAGCTTGGGGGTTATACTTTTAGAGATCATAAGTGGGAGAAAAAACTCTCACAAGGAAGAGAATAATCTAAACCTTTTGGCTTATGTAAGTGTGTACTAATAACCACGGTTTAGTAACTTTACTAGCTTTGAATCTTACCTGTAATATGGTCTTTTTACAGGCGTGGAAGCTTTGGAATGAGGGTGAGGCTGCTTCTCTAGCAGATACAAACGTCTTTGATGAGTCTTTCGCGAAAGAGATAACGAAATGTGTACAGATCGGTCTATTATGTGTGCAAGAAGTTGCAAACGATAGACCAAATGTTTCAACCGTTATTTGGATGCTAACCACCGAAAACACGAACCTCAAAAAGCCGAAGCAGCCTGCGATTATAGGAAGAAGAGGAGCTTCTGAGGCTGAATCTTCTGACCAGAGTAGTCAAAAGGTCTCTATCAATGATGTGAGTCTCACAGCTGTAACAGGGCGCTAAGCTCATAGagctaatatttttgtttatataatgtATGTTTTGAGAATCACATATGCTTGCAAATTCTGTTATTCTGTGCATGTTTAATGGTttggttaaataataaaaaatgtatttcagGGAAGTTATATTTAGTACAGACTTGTTTTCATTACCTCAGTTAAAAACACATGTTAGTGTGACTAGTAACCATCGTACGAACAATAGGAATGAATAGGAAAGAAATGAGTAGGAATAAAATTTTAGGAATGATGAGGAATGATGGTTgcttatcaaaatttatgaggAATTGTTTTGTtctataattctctacaaaCAAAGGAATGaagagaaatgaaaaagaaaacctATTCTTCATAAATGGTAAAAAGTTCAAGGAATATTAAGGAACATAGTGTTCTTCGTTGTTCCCTTGGTCACCATTCACAATGTGAAACTGAGCGGTGCTGTAACTTGACTTACTCTTAGATGAATTAATTAACTTGGATGAAGAAACTGAACGTGTAACATGTTCTTGACTCTTGAGAAGCCACAGACAGTAGGTTTTATCTTGAAAAGATTCTCCTTATcttgcttttcttcttctttttcctttttccttttttttatttcttattggAATCTCCAATAATGATGCCTGCTTGAATGTCATTGGTCTATGTGATTTTAGTGCTAGTCTTCAAAGGCATGTTCATGGATGTGGCGGCCATGTTTTATTGCCTTGATGGGTAGTAAAAGAGTAGATCATTCCCTATCGTCTCTCTTACAAAATATTCGTTGAGACATGGTAACATAATGGTGAAGCTGGAGGAATAATGCAGTCTGTAAGTTTGTCGCCATTGCAACTTGACAGAGTTCTGGCATCTTAACAGTATGTGAAAGAGCTAAACACAATTTCTAAAACATAGTTATCACTCGAATAGTTTGCATGTGACTTTACAGAAAGACAAAGAACATCAAGTTGATAGAGAGGGATGGTAACTTAAGACTTTTCGCCACTCAATGACAAAATCGCAAGACTTATTATGTTGAAGTCACTGCCCATATATATGTCCCACTACGGCAGAACCAAAAATCTTCCTTGAAAGATTAAAACATCAGCACCTTCCTCTTCTTAAGTCTTCTAATAGAGACAAAAGACCACTCCTATAATAACTTACTTCTCGTACTAGATATCTTCCAAAGAGAAACAACAAAGCAAAACTAGAACTTCTCTGTTTCACTTAGTAGTTATGGTGGTTCTACTGAACTCACATCCttgttttgttcttcttcttcttcttgcagcATTCTATTGCTTCTCTCTGAGCCTATGTTTCGGCGAAGACAGACTCACCTTCTCAACTCCGATCAAAGACTCAGAGTCAAAGACACTTCTCTGCAAAAAGGGTATTTTCAGGTTCGGTTTCTTCACTCCTGCAAACTCCACTTCTCGCTTACGTTATGTTGGGATTTGGTACGACAAGATTCCAGTTCAAACTGTGGTTTGGGTCGCCAACAGAGACGCTCCCATCAACGACACTTCCGGTGTTGTTTCCATCTCTGACGACGGGAACCTCGTGGTTACCGATGGTAGAAACCGCAGTATATGGTCTACCAACGTCACAGTACCAGTAGCTCCAAATGCTACTTGGGTCCAGCTAATGGAAAACGGGAATCTTAGGCTACAAGACAACAGAAACAACGGCGAGATCATATGGGAGAGTTTCAAGCACCCCTATAGCTCTGTGTTGCCAAGAATGAGTCTCTTGATCAACAGTAAAACCGGAGAAAACATCGGTCTTACTTCTTGGAGAAGCTACACAGATCCTTCAACAGGGAACTACACAGTTACTCTTGTCGCTTTCCCGTTTCCTGAGCTTCTAATCAGGAAGAACAGTGCTACACAGTGGCGTAGCGGTCCCTGGAACGGTCAGGTTTTCATCGGTTTACCGGATATGGATTCCCTTCTGAACATTGATGGGTTTAACCTCAATAATGATAACCAAGGAACGGTTTCGTTGAGCTATGCTAATGACTCCTTCATGTATCACTTCAACTTGGATCCTAATGGAGCTATATATCAAAGAGATTGGAGCACTTCTATGAATGATTGGAGAGTCGGTGTTAGGTTCCCATCCACAGACTGTGATGAATACAGTAGATGTGGTCCTTATGGGAGCTGCAATTACCGGGAAGATCCGCAGTGCAAGTGCATACAAGGTTTTGTGCCGAGGAATAGCACAGAGTGGAGTGTAGGAAACTGGATTAGTGGATGTGTGAGAAGAGCTCCACTACGGTGCGAAAGAGTCAAGAATGGAACTAGTAACGGAGGAAAAGAAGATTGGTTTTTGAAAGTGCAGAAGATGAAAGTACCAGTGAATGTGCAACCGTCTTTAGCTAATGCCCAAGCTTGTCCTAAGGTTTGTTTAGATAACTGTTCTTGCACAGCTTATGCATATGATCAAGGCATTGGATGCATGCTTTGGAGCGATAGCTTGGTTGATATGCAATCATTCTTGGGAAGTGGCATTGATCTTTATATTCGACTCTCGCATTCTGAACTCagtgagtaaaaaaaaaactctactAATCTCACCTTTGTTATTATTCATTTACTAATGACATCTCACCAAAATCTTGTAGAAGCACATAGCAAGAGAGCAATAATGATCACAGCACTTGTGCTAGGCGTTGTGTTTGTTTCTGCGGTTTGTGTTCTTTTAGCATGCCTGAAACTCAAAAAGCGTCCAGGTTAGAGTTTTTTTTACTCTTGCTTGAGATTGTTCCTTTTATAATAGTTTGTTTGCTTCTTCAATCATTTCCTTAGGAGAACCAAAGAAAGATAGAAGCGTAGAGCAATTGTTAAAGAGAATGGAAGAAGTTAACAGTGGTGTTGAGCCTGCTTCTAACCAAGTTAAGCTAGAGGAGCTTCCGCTCTTTGAGTTTCAAGTGTTAGCTACAGCAACTGATGACTTCTCTCTCAGAAGCAAGCTCGGACAAGGCGGATTTGGTCCTGTTTACAAGGtaaatacatttaaaaaaaaaaaaactttctgaAAAGTTACCTGTATACAAAAAtctcatattaatattttttacttcaGGGAAAGTTACCTGAAGGGCAAGAAATAGCAGTGAAGAGGCTCTCAAGGGCATCAGGACAAGGACTTGAGGAGCTTATGAACGAAGTGGTTGTGATTTCGAAGTTGCAACATAGGAATCTGGTGAAGTTACTTGGTTGTTGCattgaaggagaagaaaggTTGCTAGTCTACGAATATATGCCAAAGAAAAGCTTGGATGCCTATCTATTTGGTAAACATATTTCCTCTTTTTCATAACTCTGTTCTTACTTCGGAAAGCTAATAATTTTGTTAGCTCTTTCTTCAGATCCTTTGAAGCAAAAGATTCTTGATTGGAAGACTCGGTTCAACATAATGGAAGGAATATGCAGAGGTCTTTTGTACCTTCACAGAGATTCAAGACTAAGGATCATACACAGAGATCTAAAAGCCAGCAACATTTTGTTAGATGACAACCTGAATCCTAAAATATCTGATTTCGGGCTTGCAAGAGTTTTCCGAGCGAATGAAGATGAAGCTAACACAAGAAGGGTTGTAGGGACATAGTAAGTATTCATTCCCAAAAAATAGTAacacaaatattttgaaaaccaGTTTTATCATAGCCTATATGAatgattttttgatgttattgcAGCGGCTACATGTCACCGGAATATGCAATGGAAGgtttattttcagaaaaatcAGACGTTTTCAGCTTGGGGGTTATACTTTTAGAGATCATAAGCGGGAGAAGAAACTCTCACAAGGAAGAGAATCATCCAAACCTTTTATCTTATGTAAGTGTGTGCTAATAATTAGTGTTTAGTAGCTTTTAAACTTTACCCGTAAGTTTGGTCTGTTTACAGGTGTGGACGCTGTGGAATGAGGGTGAGGCTGCTTCTCTAGCAGATCCAAACGTCTTTGATGAGTCTTTCGTGAAAGAGATAGCAAATTGTGTTCAGATTGGTTTGTTGTGTGTGCAAGAAGTTGCTGACGATAGACCGAATGTTTCAACTGTGATCTGGATGCTAACAACTGAGAACATGAACCTCCCTGAGCCGAAGCAGCCTGCGTTTATAACAAGAAGAGAAAAGTCTGAGGGTGAATCTTCTAACCAGAGTAGTCAAAAGGTCTCTATCAATGATGTGAGCCTCACATCTGTTACAGGGCGTTAAGCTCACAAATCCAATCtgattatgtataattaaaaaggTTTGAATAAGTTTGGCTAATAATTAAGTGTGTTG
This region of Brassica napus cultivar Da-Ae chromosome C5, Da-Ae, whole genome shotgun sequence genomic DNA includes:
- the LOC111206421 gene encoding uncharacterized protein LOC111206421, whose product is MDPIASAVEKVKSFAKSSQDLVSRHFGFHDNPSRQNPIDILKRLQREAFSDLMKLRDRQEKVERILSSYKLSKGGPFQETSTHVKGEVHALGGMLLMGNTDEESFIGLERQGVRPGLLSRFVFKTSLRETDKLVAELVAGFKGEHSDGVSGKQLSLAKVFYKAEVNDWFSAVAIPVGALFRDIDADALVSSYEGMNFTEVSELGPPLLNQHNGSAIGLTVRKSNMAASLAQSITNLEVEQGLTARSRCLRTFGQVTCHILSGVKLSLLGCHQILSPPNSLHYPAGAVTVPVSFLRRRIDIDMESESSATTLEMRRSVDHVSSSSIALKVDSSLMDECTRIGGWIEIQKSREKQVKWSVSITDKPEDEVGWGMSVGGVLDGSRNHDLFQVESYLKFNIGNRFSLSPGLVYLTNSNGRTVGFMLQSHWSL
- the LOC106400780 gene encoding MLO-like protein 2, yielding MANQVKERTLEQTSTWAVAVVCFVLLLISIVLEHSIHKIGAWFKQKHKKALYEALEKIKAELMLMGFISLLLTIGQTPISNICISQSVASSMHPCSAADEAKKYGKKVPAKQEDDGEDKSGHRRLLLEVAESYIHRRSLATKGYDKCAEKGKVAFVSAYGIHQLHIFIFILAVVHVIYCIVTYALGKTKTRRWKHWENETKTIEFHYSNDPERFRFARDTSFGRRHLNFWSKTRVTLWTVCFFRQFFGSVTKVDYMALRHGFIMAHLAPGSERTFDFRKYIQKTVEEDFKTVVEISPVIWFVAVLFLLTNTNGLHSFLWLPFIPLAVILIVGTKLQVIITKLCLRIQEKGDVVRGAPVVQPGDDLFWFGRPRFILFLIHLVLFTNAFQLAFFAWSTYEFTLRNCFYENDADVIIRIVVGVVVQILCSYVTLPLYALVTQMGSTMRPTVFNERVATAIKTWHHTAKKHTKHGKHTESNTPYTSRPTTPTHGSSTMHTLNNRSVETFPSSPSPRYSDHHDHHQFWDPESQQQEAGPSTHHSLAHESSEKTPVLASVELPPIRTTKRSRDFSFKR